A stretch of the Cryptosporangium phraense genome encodes the following:
- a CDS encoding putative bifunctional diguanylate cyclase/phosphodiesterase, with product MPGKARWWVATLVGVVLYEWAAARFGSGFYPFDRGVLVGVVGWMLVRYTRASREATGRLRTARRLGAAAAALWLGAIAWNLAADLAGVPEKTQTVVYALASLLPAACGVAAMVTLPVAPPTTLGKLRLVLDGLIAAFSMLALVWLFVLKDWYASHGGGADGVTLMVLCIVLIVVAAMALILLANGSGRQVTALTGLAVGLGLIAIAMLLQLASILQGSGWLWGNGLLQLGVLVLGATARLPFGAPVRDRDSTTLASHALPYLPLAGMIVVVMGDQVRDGSIDMLVAWLALSAVVAVLGRQFVSLRMTASLNREIDAHRARLAHQAFHDPLTGLANRALFGERLASALSDGSGPALLLVDLDGFKAVNDTRGHAAGDQLLVAVAGRLKGAVRATDTVARLGGDEFAVVLPGAAEPSAAIAVASLILQRVGEPVSLSEGAPVAVRASVGIALADGESTAELLLRDADLALYEAKESGKNRYQVADPELSRSTLGRLQLEEELRAGLEAGEFEVHYQPIVELESERITAVEALLRWRHPVRGLLGPGAFLEAAEAAGILPALDGVALRAACRQVSEWRSGRPDFVVSVNICAAHLVDPGLAAEVTAALGSVPASALMLEVTETALVADLAMAARSLRELADLGVRIALDDFGTGYSSLTYLRTLPIDAIKIDGSFVRDLDGNATDEAVTRAILGLAETLGLRPVAEGVEGESQAERLRDLRCGHAQGFLFARPMPAAEVSRLLASPAVSVA from the coding sequence ATGCCGGGAAAGGCTCGCTGGTGGGTGGCGACGCTGGTCGGCGTCGTGCTCTACGAGTGGGCGGCGGCCCGCTTCGGCTCCGGGTTCTACCCGTTCGACCGGGGCGTGCTGGTGGGTGTGGTCGGGTGGATGCTCGTCCGGTACACCCGGGCCAGCCGTGAGGCGACCGGGCGGCTGCGGACGGCCCGCCGGCTCGGGGCGGCGGCCGCGGCGCTCTGGCTGGGTGCGATCGCCTGGAACCTGGCCGCCGACCTCGCCGGGGTGCCCGAGAAGACCCAGACCGTCGTCTACGCGCTGGCCTCGCTGCTGCCCGCGGCCTGCGGCGTCGCCGCGATGGTGACGCTGCCGGTCGCGCCTCCGACGACGCTCGGCAAGCTGCGCCTGGTACTCGACGGGCTGATCGCCGCGTTCTCGATGCTCGCGCTGGTGTGGCTGTTCGTGCTGAAGGACTGGTACGCGTCGCACGGCGGCGGCGCGGACGGCGTCACGCTGATGGTGCTGTGCATCGTGCTGATCGTCGTCGCCGCGATGGCGCTGATCCTGCTGGCCAACGGGTCGGGTCGGCAGGTCACCGCGCTGACCGGCCTGGCCGTCGGGCTGGGGCTGATCGCGATCGCGATGTTGCTGCAGTTGGCGTCGATCCTGCAGGGGTCGGGCTGGCTGTGGGGGAACGGGCTGCTGCAGCTCGGGGTGCTGGTGCTGGGGGCTACGGCGCGCCTGCCGTTCGGTGCCCCGGTCCGGGACCGCGACAGCACGACGCTGGCGTCGCACGCGCTGCCGTACCTGCCGTTGGCCGGGATGATCGTGGTGGTGATGGGTGACCAGGTCCGGGACGGCTCGATCGACATGCTGGTGGCCTGGCTCGCGCTGAGCGCCGTCGTCGCCGTGCTCGGGAGGCAGTTCGTCTCGCTGCGGATGACCGCATCGCTCAACCGCGAGATCGACGCCCACCGCGCCCGCCTGGCCCATCAGGCGTTCCACGACCCGCTGACCGGCCTGGCCAACCGGGCGCTCTTCGGCGAGCGGCTCGCGTCGGCATTGTCGGACGGCTCCGGGCCCGCGCTGCTCCTCGTCGATCTGGACGGGTTCAAGGCGGTGAACGACACCCGCGGTCACGCGGCCGGGGACCAGTTGCTGGTCGCGGTGGCCGGGCGCCTGAAAGGCGCGGTCCGCGCGACCGACACGGTCGCGCGCCTCGGCGGCGACGAGTTCGCGGTGGTGCTGCCCGGGGCCGCGGAGCCGTCCGCCGCGATCGCGGTGGCGAGCCTCATCCTGCAACGGGTCGGAGAACCGGTCTCGCTCAGCGAGGGCGCGCCGGTCGCGGTCCGGGCGAGCGTCGGGATCGCGCTCGCCGACGGCGAGTCGACCGCCGAACTGCTCCTTCGGGACGCCGACCTGGCGCTGTACGAGGCCAAGGAGAGCGGGAAGAACCGGTACCAGGTCGCCGACCCCGAGCTCTCCCGGTCGACGCTCGGCCGGCTGCAGTTGGAGGAGGAGCTGCGGGCCGGGCTCGAGGCCGGCGAGTTCGAGGTGCACTACCAGCCGATCGTCGAGCTCGAGTCGGAGCGGATCACCGCGGTCGAGGCGCTGCTGCGGTGGCGTCATCCGGTTCGGGGGCTGCTCGGGCCGGGGGCCTTCCTGGAGGCGGCCGAGGCCGCGGGCATCCTCCCGGCGCTGGACGGGGTGGCGCTGCGGGCCGCGTGCCGCCAAGTTTCCGAGTGGCGGTCGGGTCGTCCGGATTTCGTGGTGAGCGTGAACATCTGCGCGGCGCACCTGGTGGATCCCGGGCTGGCGGCCGAGGTCACGGCCGCGCTGGGGTCGGTGCCGGCGTCGGCGTTGATGCTGGAGGTGACCGAGACCGCGCTGGTGGCCGACCTGGCCATGGCGGCCAGGAGCCTGCGTGAGCTGGCCGACCTCGGAGTGCGGATCGCGCTGGACGACTTCGGGACCGGGTACTCGTCGCTGACGTACCTGCGGACGCTGCCGATCGACGCGATCAAGATCGACGGCTCGTTCGTCCGTGACCTGGACGGGAACGCGACCGACGAGGCGGTGACCAGGGCGATCCTCGGGCTGGCCGAGACGCTGGGGTTGCGTCCGGTGGCCGAGGGGGTCGAGGGGGAGTCGCAGGCCGAGCGGTTGCGTGACCTGCGGTGCGGGCACGCTCAGGGGTTCCTGTTCGCGCGCCCGATGCCGGCCGCGGAGGTGTCTCGCCTGCTGGCCTCGCCGGCGGTGTCGGTGGCTTAG
- a CDS encoding ABC transporter transmembrane domain-containing protein: MVAKETDAAVLRYRPGSAGEAAATAYATAVKRARKRLAGLGSEPWGVKPQICLVDPFPDPDDPGMVLTSGTVVDAARGEIWVVVTAENPPEPPERPLALFFGAALPAANDVELLIEGYGLHLCGVPSADTYLADIDEERGLPPLVRAEGELRTLMALSFVRFLLDRGSEADLWKVFTTARPGATDSVVQEVYGLGLSGLEEQWQRSLEVEDEPIRITAFLKLALRYLRPHVRREIEIGIYLLAQLGFVAIFPFAFSRLINELTRGNADLKFIGTLVGILAGTFVISLLAELRRNYVSAYVSASIVRELRTQMFSGLQTLSARWYSGRKQGDILSRLLSDVGQLEQGLSNTVRDGTFQVASLLVAAGTLLGLSWILGVIVLIGAPIVGFIYRRMDGGALKRSKAVQENMGALVSVAAESYQAHPVVSAFGLEDEERRKFKRQSDRVFKRQLSLQLFSGLFDLSVDAVVTTLRLVMLVVGSYLVINDRLSLGNFAAAVALVSGVVGPVTALTGIGQLIQTATGALSRVNEILLAKPDIDDHPQATPLPPVRREIRLADVGFSYDGDRPTLRGINVTIQAGTKVAFVGPTGAGKSSTLQLMMRFYDPDQGAVLFDGRDIRGATLASLRGQLGVVFQETFLFDGTLRDNIGLGRLGAAPEDIEKAARAAQLHEYIMTLPRGYDTPVGERGVRLSGGQRQRLAIARALLRDPAVLLLDEATSALDPRTERLVAETLDQVAGGRTLIAVTHRLTSIVDYDQIYVLESGQVVEQGRHDDLVALGGIYADLWAEQNGLPRPADISGQMVDPTRALAQVPIFAGLDAAGLGVAAQALREIRLERGDTLPARSGQLAVVVSGSGRVFAPDPAGRPVPVAELGPGQVFGLGALLGDDTAAQLVADRRMELGILSEQALYHLATQLPSVAAALTARRTPSAPLGGERLSSIRMLPPELRRLPPAS, translated from the coding sequence ATGGTCGCCAAAGAGACCGACGCCGCCGTCCTGCGCTACCGCCCCGGCTCCGCCGGGGAAGCCGCCGCCACCGCCTACGCGACCGCGGTCAAACGAGCGCGCAAGCGCCTGGCCGGCCTCGGCTCCGAGCCCTGGGGCGTGAAGCCCCAGATCTGCCTCGTCGACCCGTTCCCCGACCCCGACGACCCGGGCATGGTCCTCACCTCCGGCACGGTCGTCGACGCGGCCCGCGGCGAGATCTGGGTCGTGGTCACGGCCGAGAACCCGCCCGAGCCCCCCGAGCGCCCGCTCGCGCTGTTCTTCGGGGCCGCGCTTCCGGCCGCGAACGACGTCGAACTGCTCATCGAGGGGTACGGCCTGCACCTGTGCGGCGTCCCCTCGGCCGACACGTACCTCGCCGACATCGACGAGGAGCGGGGCCTCCCGCCGCTCGTGCGCGCCGAAGGCGAGCTGCGCACGCTGATGGCGCTCAGTTTCGTCCGATTCCTCCTCGACCGGGGCAGCGAAGCGGACCTCTGGAAGGTCTTCACGACCGCCCGGCCGGGCGCGACCGACAGCGTCGTCCAGGAGGTCTACGGCCTCGGCCTCTCCGGCCTGGAGGAGCAGTGGCAGCGCTCGCTCGAGGTCGAGGACGAGCCGATCCGGATCACCGCGTTCCTCAAGCTGGCCCTGCGGTACCTGCGACCGCACGTCCGGCGCGAGATCGAGATCGGCATCTACCTGCTGGCCCAGCTCGGGTTCGTCGCGATCTTCCCGTTCGCGTTCTCCCGGCTGATCAACGAGCTGACCCGCGGCAACGCCGACCTGAAGTTCATCGGGACGCTGGTCGGCATCCTGGCCGGCACGTTCGTGATCTCGCTGCTCGCCGAGCTGCGGCGCAACTACGTGTCCGCGTACGTCAGCGCGTCGATCGTCCGCGAGCTGCGCACGCAGATGTTCAGCGGGCTGCAGACGCTGTCGGCCCGCTGGTACTCCGGCCGCAAGCAGGGCGACATCCTGTCCCGCCTGCTGTCCGACGTCGGGCAGCTGGAGCAGGGCCTGTCGAACACGGTCCGGGACGGCACGTTCCAGGTGGCGTCGCTGCTGGTCGCGGCGGGCACGCTGCTCGGGCTGAGCTGGATCCTCGGCGTCATCGTGCTGATCGGCGCCCCGATCGTCGGGTTCATCTACCGGCGGATGGACGGCGGCGCGCTCAAGCGCAGCAAGGCCGTGCAGGAGAACATGGGCGCGCTGGTCTCGGTCGCGGCCGAGAGCTATCAGGCCCACCCGGTCGTCTCGGCCTTCGGCCTCGAGGACGAGGAGCGCCGGAAGTTCAAGCGTCAGTCCGACCGGGTGTTCAAGCGGCAGCTCTCGCTGCAGCTGTTCAGCGGCCTGTTCGACCTGTCGGTGGACGCCGTGGTGACGACGCTGCGCCTGGTCATGCTCGTCGTCGGTAGCTACCTGGTGATCAACGACCGGCTCAGCCTGGGCAACTTCGCCGCCGCGGTGGCGCTGGTCAGCGGCGTCGTCGGGCCGGTGACCGCGCTGACCGGCATCGGGCAGCTGATCCAGACCGCGACCGGCGCGCTCTCCCGGGTCAACGAGATCCTGCTGGCCAAGCCCGACATCGACGACCACCCGCAGGCGACCCCGCTGCCGCCGGTGCGGCGCGAGATCCGGCTGGCCGACGTCGGGTTCTCCTACGACGGCGACCGACCGACGCTGCGCGGGATCAACGTCACGATCCAGGCCGGGACGAAGGTCGCGTTCGTCGGCCCGACCGGGGCCGGGAAGTCGTCGACGCTGCAGCTCATGATGCGGTTCTACGACCCCGACCAGGGTGCGGTGCTGTTCGACGGCCGGGACATCCGCGGTGCGACGCTCGCGTCACTGCGCGGTCAGCTCGGCGTCGTCTTCCAGGAGACGTTCCTGTTCGACGGGACGCTGCGCGACAACATCGGCCTCGGCCGGCTGGGCGCCGCACCGGAGGACATCGAGAAGGCCGCGCGAGCGGCTCAGCTGCACGAATACATCATGACGCTGCCCCGCGGCTACGACACCCCGGTCGGCGAGCGGGGCGTGCGCCTCTCCGGCGGCCAGCGGCAGCGGCTCGCGATCGCCCGGGCGCTGCTGCGCGACCCGGCCGTCCTGCTGCTGGATGAGGCCACCTCGGCGCTCGACCCGCGCACCGAGCGGCTGGTCGCCGAGACGCTCGACCAGGTCGCCGGCGGCCGGACGCTGATCGCGGTGACCCACCGGCTCACGTCGATCGTCGACTACGACCAGATCTACGTGCTGGAGAGCGGTCAGGTCGTCGAGCAGGGCAGGCACGACGACCTGGTGGCGCTCGGCGGCATCTACGCCGACCTCTGGGCCGAGCAGAACGGTCTGCCCCGGCCGGCCGACATCTCCGGCCAGATGGTGGATCCGACGCGCGCGCTGGCTCAGGTCCCGATCTTCGCGGGTCTGGACGCCGCTGGGCTGGGCGTCGCGGCGCAGGCGTTGCGGGAGATCCGGCTGGAGCGCGGCGACACGCTGCCGGCCCGCAGTGGGCAGCTCGCGGTCGTGGTGAGCGGGTCGGGGCGGGTGTTCGCGCCGGACCCGGCCGGGCGTCCGGTGCCGGTCGCGGAGCTCGGGCCCGGCCAGGTGTTCGGGCTGGGTGCGCTGCTCGGCGACGACACGGCCGCGCAACTGGTCGCGGACCGGCGGATGGAGCTCGGGATCCTGTCCGAGCAGGCGCTGTACCACCTGGCCACGCAACTACCGTCGGTCGCGGCGGCGCTCACCGCCCGCCGCACGCCGTCGGCACCGCTCGGCGGCGAGCGCCTGTCGTCGATCCGGATGTTGCCCCCGGAGCTCCGGCGGTTGCCCCCGGCGTCGTGA
- a CDS encoding NAD-binding protein, with product MSSTRRERTGHVIVCGLHGVGLRTVEQLHLAGVPVVVVDDDPDPRLTRTVSGWGIPLVRGSSRATDTLLDAGLPGATAVVCVEPDDLHALETALLVRQLRPDVRLAVELSNAAVGRAVADVTGAGSVIDVAALAAPSVVEACLERRTHPIDLGGEEFLAAEVTATADGTLRELYGDLAPIAVVPAEAGEEDAELVVCPGRDHAVRAGDRITALGTRSDFADRGLKTSDTSRTTGQRPHRPNPLMLARTMIRETDPALRFTISALITLMALSVCMLLIGYRKPDGSRMSLLDALYFTVETVGTIGYGDFSFAAQDDWLRAYAVGFMITGAMLAAISFALLTNLLISKRIAEALGRGEVGKRSGHVIVVGLGAVGIRTVEGLLAEGRDVVVVDRDENNRYLAQARALKVPVVIADATLPQTLQTVNLPSASAVAVLTSDDLVNIETGLVVRDQLGERWSEVPVVLRLFDRQLATTVERSFGFGHVRSTAALAAPWFVGAALGLDVLGTFYVEHQPFLIAALSVATGGGLDGLAMQDLSARTRVIAISRAAGKLEHPPRSGTRFGAGDRAYLVGPYEELLQVLRRDALSPSQIPQ from the coding sequence ATGTCGAGCACACGGCGGGAGCGAACGGGGCACGTCATCGTCTGCGGCCTGCACGGCGTCGGCCTCCGTACGGTGGAACAGTTGCACCTGGCCGGGGTGCCCGTCGTCGTGGTCGACGACGACCCCGACCCGCGCCTGACCCGGACCGTCTCCGGCTGGGGCATACCGCTCGTGCGCGGGAGTTCCCGCGCCACCGACACCCTCCTCGACGCCGGCCTACCCGGCGCGACCGCGGTGGTGTGCGTCGAGCCCGACGATCTGCACGCGCTCGAGACGGCGCTCCTGGTACGTCAGCTTCGACCGGACGTCCGACTGGCGGTGGAGCTGTCGAACGCGGCGGTCGGCCGCGCGGTGGCGGACGTGACCGGGGCGGGGAGCGTGATCGACGTGGCGGCGCTCGCGGCGCCGTCGGTGGTGGAGGCGTGCCTCGAGCGGCGCACGCACCCGATCGACCTCGGCGGCGAAGAGTTCCTCGCCGCCGAGGTCACTGCGACCGCGGACGGGACCCTCCGGGAGCTCTACGGAGACCTGGCCCCGATCGCCGTGGTCCCGGCGGAAGCCGGGGAAGAAGACGCGGAGCTCGTCGTGTGCCCGGGACGGGACCACGCCGTCCGCGCCGGCGACCGGATCACCGCGCTCGGCACCCGGAGCGACTTCGCCGACCGCGGTCTGAAGACCTCCGACACCAGCAGAACCACCGGCCAGCGCCCGCACCGGCCCAACCCACTCATGCTCGCCCGCACGATGATCCGCGAGACCGACCCCGCGCTCCGCTTCACGATCAGCGCGCTGATCACGCTGATGGCGCTCTCGGTCTGCATGCTGCTGATCGGCTACCGCAAACCCGACGGCAGCCGCATGTCGCTCCTCGACGCGCTGTACTTCACGGTCGAGACCGTCGGCACGATCGGCTATGGCGACTTCTCGTTCGCGGCCCAGGACGACTGGCTGCGCGCCTACGCGGTCGGGTTCATGATCACCGGCGCGATGCTCGCCGCGATCTCGTTCGCGCTGCTCACGAACCTGCTGATCAGCAAGCGGATCGCCGAGGCGCTCGGCCGCGGCGAGGTCGGGAAGCGGTCCGGGCACGTGATCGTCGTCGGGCTCGGGGCGGTCGGGATCCGGACGGTCGAGGGGCTGCTGGCCGAGGGGCGCGACGTCGTGGTCGTCGACCGGGACGAGAACAACCGCTACCTGGCGCAGGCCCGGGCGCTCAAGGTCCCGGTCGTGATCGCCGACGCGACGCTGCCGCAGACGCTGCAGACCGTGAACCTGCCCTCGGCCAGCGCCGTCGCGGTGCTGACCAGCGACGACCTGGTCAACATCGAGACCGGTCTGGTGGTCCGCGACCAGCTCGGCGAGCGGTGGAGCGAGGTTCCGGTCGTGCTTCGGCTCTTCGACCGGCAGCTCGCCACGACCGTCGAGCGCAGCTTCGGCTTCGGCCACGTCCGGTCGACCGCGGCGCTGGCCGCGCCGTGGTTCGTCGGTGCGGCGCTCGGTCTCGACGTCCTGGGGACGTTCTACGTCGAGCACCAGCCGTTCCTGATCGCGGCGCTGTCGGTGGCGACCGGGGGCGGGCTCGACGGGCTGGCGATGCAGGACCTCTCGGCGCGGACCCGGGTGATCGCGATCAGCCGGGCGGCCGGGAAGCTCGAACATCCGCCCCGCAGCGGCACGCGGTTCGGCGCCGGGGACCGGGCCTACCTGGTCGGGCCGTACGAGGAGCTGCTGCAGGTGCTCCGACGAGACGCGCTCTCGCCCTCACAAATACCCCAATAA
- a CDS encoding ATP-dependent 6-phosphofructokinase, producing the protein MDFSIASLGPCRIDSPFAPLVEARRTTEAYVDEGDRVLFDDTISMVAARGLPIEQLPSFEPGGPRSRIFFEPAKTRVAIVTCGGLCPGLNDVIRGLVLELTEHYGVRRIVGIRNGYQGFIARYGRDVVDLTPDAVAGINEHGGTILGTSRGEQDAGEIVDCLERLGISALFVVGGDGTMRGAINVSAEIADRGLKIAVVGVPKTIDNDIPYINQSFGFQTAFGRAAESIRTAHVEARTVPNGVGLVRLMGRHSGFIACYAALAKNDADFVLIPEVPFTLEGDRGLLAHLRKRVVERGHAVVVVAEGAGQELLETNGTDASGNRRLGDIGVHLRHRISQDFDEAGLELNLKYIDPSYTIRSVPANPYDSVYCLRLAHTAVHAAMAGRTEMVVGRWHGRFVHVPMRLAISKRNQVDPEGDLWTSVLEATGQPPNLR; encoded by the coding sequence ATGGACTTCTCCATTGCGTCCCTCGGTCCCTGCCGGATCGACTCGCCGTTCGCGCCTCTGGTCGAGGCGCGTCGAACGACCGAGGCGTACGTCGACGAAGGCGACCGCGTGCTCTTCGACGACACGATCTCGATGGTCGCCGCCCGCGGACTACCGATCGAGCAGTTACCGAGCTTCGAACCCGGCGGCCCGCGCAGCCGCATCTTCTTCGAGCCGGCCAAGACCCGGGTGGCGATCGTGACCTGCGGCGGGCTGTGCCCCGGGCTCAACGACGTGATCCGCGGGCTCGTGCTGGAGCTGACCGAGCACTACGGCGTCCGCCGGATCGTCGGGATCCGCAACGGCTATCAGGGCTTCATCGCGAGGTACGGCCGGGACGTCGTCGACCTGACGCCGGACGCCGTCGCGGGTATCAACGAGCACGGCGGCACGATCCTCGGCACCTCGCGCGGTGAGCAGGACGCCGGGGAGATCGTCGACTGCCTGGAACGGCTCGGCATCTCCGCGCTGTTCGTCGTCGGCGGCGACGGCACCATGCGCGGGGCGATCAACGTCAGCGCGGAGATCGCGGACCGCGGGCTGAAGATCGCGGTCGTCGGCGTCCCCAAGACGATCGACAACGACATCCCGTACATCAACCAGAGCTTCGGGTTCCAGACCGCGTTCGGCCGGGCCGCGGAGTCGATCCGCACCGCGCACGTCGAGGCCCGGACCGTGCCGAACGGCGTCGGGCTGGTCCGACTGATGGGACGGCACTCCGGGTTCATCGCCTGCTACGCGGCGCTGGCCAAGAACGACGCCGACTTCGTGCTGATCCCCGAGGTGCCGTTCACGCTCGAGGGCGACCGGGGCCTCCTCGCTCACCTGCGCAAACGGGTCGTCGAGCGGGGGCATGCGGTCGTCGTGGTGGCGGAGGGCGCCGGGCAGGAGCTCCTGGAGACGAACGGCACCGACGCGTCGGGGAACCGGAGGCTCGGCGACATCGGCGTCCACCTGCGCCACCGCATCAGCCAGGACTTCGACGAGGCCGGGCTCGAGCTGAACCTGAAGTACATCGACCCGAGCTACACGATCCGCAGCGTGCCCGCGAACCCGTACGACAGCGTCTACTGCCTGCGGCTCGCGCACACCGCCGTACACGCGGCGATGGCCGGGCGCACCGAGATGGTGGTCGGCCGCTGGCACGGCCGGTTCGTCCACGTCCCGATGCGGCTGGCGATCAGCAAGCGCAACCAGGTCGACCCGGAAGGCGACCTCTGGACGTCGGTCCTGGAGGCCACCGGCCAGCCCCCGAACCTGCGCTAG